From Apium graveolens cultivar Ventura chromosome 9, ASM990537v1, whole genome shotgun sequence, the proteins below share one genomic window:
- the LOC141685422 gene encoding uncharacterized protein LOC141685422 — MKVPNYKKNPNKYCNYHRDKGHNINKCYHLKKLIERMIKEAKLNQFVRDLKDRLGPKNNQEEPEAEELGRRERIRGKVKIISGGSELDRDSKAAKKKYARQVYNLYQFGQEKPHMPMTFSTEDYEDFIRPHEDPLIINPLIGQTNIWEVLVDTGSSANILFHKTYYKMNLEGEQLEQAMKYLSTPLGDNQYSLKLYVIRIESPYNAILGRPFMSTFEVVESIPHLKIKFPTEKGVGEMRGDQKTDRIIILEDLEKDQAYEKPDET, encoded by the exons ATGAAAGTACCAAACTATAAGAAGAATCCCAACAAGTACTGCAATTATCACAGAGACAAGGGGCATAACATTAACAAATGTTATCATCTCAAAAAGCTAATCGAGCGGATGATCAAAGAAGCAAAACTTAATCAGTTCGTCCGAGATCTAAAAGACAGACTGGGGCCGAAGAATAATCAAGAAGAACCAGAAGCTGAAGAGCTCGGGCGAAGAGAGAGGATAAGGGGCAAAGTGAAGATAATATCTGGGGGCAGTGAGTTGGACAGGGATAGTAAGGcagcaaagaagaagtatgcccGTCAAGTGTACAACCTCTATCAGTTCGGTCAGGAGAAGCCCCACATGCCCATGACTTTCAGTACAGAAGATTATGAGGACTTCATTCGACCACATGAAGACCCTCTTATCATCAACCCTCTCATTGGGCAGACTAATATTTGGGAGGTGCTGGTAGATACCGGAAGTTCAGCAAACATACTGTTCCACAAGACTTATTACAAGATGAATCTGGAGGGAGAACAGTTAGAACAGGCAATGAAGTACCTCTCTACGCCTTTGGGGGACAACCAATACAGTTTGAAG TTATATGTGATTCGGATCGAGAGCCCGTATAATGCTATCCTGGGAAGACCATTCATGTCAACCTTCGAAGTAGTAGAATCTATACCCCATCTCAAGATTAAATTCCCAACTGAGAAGGGGGTAGGAGAGATGAGGGGCGATCAGAAAACCGACCGAATTATAATATTGGAGGACTTGGAGAAAGATCAGGCCTATGAGAAGCCAGATGAAacttga
- the LOC141685423 gene encoding uncharacterized protein LOC141685423, with protein sequence MVRNGRHMENDLKEKVIPVIRQYHDVFAWGPEDMPGLDTKMAKHCLNVQPEVEPVKHKKRTFAAKRQKVIEAEVEKLLEAKFIEEIEYFDWLANEVVIKKSNGKWKICVDYTDLNKACPKDNYLLPSID encoded by the coding sequence ATGGTTCGGAATGGGAGACATATGGAGAATGATCTGAAGGAAAAGGTAATTCCGGTGATTCGGCAGTACCATGATGTGTTCGCCTGGGGGCCGGAAGATATGCCTGGTTTGGACACCAAGATGGCTAAACATTGTCTAAATGTGCAGCCCGAGGTTGAACCGGTGAAGCACAAGAAGAGGACTTTCGCAGCCAAACGACAGAAGGTAATCGAGGCCGAAGTGGAAAAGCTGTTGGAAGCTAAATTTATAGAAGAGATTGAATACTTTGACTGGCTAGCAAATGAGGTAGTCATTAAGAAATCCAACGGAAAGTGGAAGATATGTGTGGACTATACGGATCTTAATAAGGCTTGTCCGAAGGATAACTACCTCCTACCTAGCATTGATTAA